One genomic region from Alteromonas pelagimontana encodes:
- a CDS encoding TolC family protein translates to MNNTRRHPRVCSRQVVVICSLVLCSTQSLSEPLTLKQATQLTLQQHPQLQKFIPLVRALEGEKEQASLSPVYEIGIQAENLMGSGNTAGFSESELTVSLSSVYELGDKLDARVALADAKLSLLQSEQYVQSLSLLGDLTEQYVRTLAHQERVKLAKLSLSLAQDALEIVKDRVEAGATNEAELLRANATFNQAKLDSASAEMLLVIAKQSLALFWREEGANLDMISGSLSSLPSSQQFRLLYQRFLASPNMERLSNAIDAKDAELALAHSNTSADISWSVGIKRLQDVQDTSIVAGVSLPLFAGKRNRGAEKAATARKMATTLDRDSKLLEVKRLLFEASHYLNFTVQAVSHLNKSIIPDLQQAMKLTLEGYEQGIYNYQEWLTSREALIRTQARVIDLSETALIHQALIEQWTGLPSHALSSHRVPE, encoded by the coding sequence ATGAACAATACTCGAAGGCACCCACGCGTCTGTTCGCGTCAGGTTGTAGTAATATGCTCGCTAGTGCTTTGCTCGACGCAATCGTTAAGCGAACCCCTTACATTAAAGCAGGCAACGCAATTAACGTTGCAACAGCACCCCCAACTACAGAAATTTATCCCGCTAGTTAGGGCGCTTGAGGGCGAAAAAGAACAAGCTTCCCTTTCGCCTGTTTATGAGATAGGTATTCAAGCAGAAAATCTGATGGGATCTGGAAACACTGCTGGTTTTAGCGAATCAGAGCTCACAGTATCTCTGTCATCTGTGTATGAACTGGGTGATAAATTAGATGCCCGGGTGGCATTAGCTGATGCAAAGCTGTCGCTTCTACAGTCTGAGCAATACGTCCAGTCCCTTTCACTGTTGGGCGATCTCACTGAACAATACGTCCGAACGCTGGCTCATCAAGAGCGAGTAAAGCTGGCAAAATTGTCTTTATCACTGGCTCAGGATGCACTTGAGATAGTAAAAGATCGCGTGGAAGCAGGCGCGACCAACGAAGCCGAACTGCTACGCGCTAACGCCACATTTAACCAAGCAAAGCTGGATAGTGCTTCAGCAGAAATGTTATTGGTCATTGCGAAACAGTCGCTGGCTTTGTTTTGGCGTGAAGAAGGCGCGAATTTGGATATGATATCAGGTTCGCTTTCCAGTTTACCTTCATCGCAGCAGTTTCGCCTGCTCTATCAGCGGTTCCTGGCTTCACCAAACATGGAGCGCCTGAGCAACGCGATAGATGCCAAAGACGCAGAATTAGCCCTTGCTCACAGTAATACCAGTGCTGACATTTCATGGAGTGTAGGCATTAAACGTCTGCAGGATGTGCAGGATACCTCAATCGTAGCTGGCGTTTCGTTACCGCTATTTGCTGGGAAAAGAAATCGCGGGGCAGAGAAAGCTGCAACAGCGAGGAAAATGGCGACCACGTTGGATCGTGATTCAAAACTATTGGAAGTAAAAAGACTATTGTTTGAGGCATCCCACTACTTGAATTTCACTGTACAAGCGGTTTCTCACCTGAATAAAAGTATTATCCCAGACCTACAGCAGGCTATGAAGCTTACACTGGAAGGCTATGAACAGGGTATTTACAACTATCAGGAATGGTTAACATCAAGAGAAGCGCTTATCCGCACCCAAGCCAGGGTCATTGACCTAAGCGAAACCGCACTTATTCATCAAGCGCTGATTGAACAGTGGACGGGTTTGCCCAGCCACGCGCTTTCTTCACACAGAGTTCCGGAATAA
- a CDS encoding efflux RND transporter permease subunit — protein MSRVDTQSGFIAWFARNSVAANLLMWVLIIGGIFGAFTIQKQIFPAFEINIINVRVPYLGAAPQEVEEGVILKIEEAVKDLEGIKRITSTAVEGMGTVSIEVEEDYDVQEVLDEVKVQVDAIPSFPGNTEKPVIYRQKVQQDVLWLSVYGEASERELKEFAKGMRDDIANLPGISSVSVVGARDYQISIELSEEDLQKYNLTFSEVVDVVRQSSVDLPGGSIRTENGDILLRTKGQAYTGWDFAQIVLLNDANGTRVTLGDIAAINDGFVEDNQYAQFDGKPSVSLRVRAVGDQNALEISKLVNEYLDQNKAGFPGNIQADTWGDSSFYLADRLNMMLSNMFWGALLVFVVLSLFLKVKLAFWVIWGLPVCFLGTLLVLPMDMIGVSINLLSLFAFILVLGILVDDAIIMGESAYTEIDKKGHSTDNVIAGVKKVAMPATFGVLTTIAAFTPMLMVSGPFGVIWKTIGWVVIVCLIFSLIESKLILPAHLVHMNLKPYDPSKANRFQKFRDIFSEGIKRFIDNIYAPFLAKAIRHRYITLSSFLAMLIVTVGLFGGGIVRFVFFPDIPSDFMMASVELEPGSSLKQRDQAITTMLDSMRKMDKSFQDETSQPVVKHAIAFDSGNLGGEIFVELTKGETRDFTDFDIHQRWREMMPEIPGVKTLNIGAPGGPGGGADLNFEFMSNDINALRSVSEDLKKKLAAYNGVTDINDTFAGGSDEIQLSLTPQAQALGITLQQLGQQVRYGFYGAEVQRIQRDEEEIKVMVRYPKEARSSIEHLETMRVRAPNGDDIPFEEVGEIALGQGFDSIVRVDGNRSVTVTAKVDKAMLDPGEVTQDVVRTIMPDLLERYPDVEFQLQGNSREQGEAMLGLLKGLLFALFAIYALLAIPLRSYSQPLIIMSVIPFGIVGAIFGHLVLDMAVSVLSLCGIIALSGVVVNDSLIMVDFVNRAREEGHRLIDAAISAGTQRFRAIVLTSLTTFMGLMPIVFERSLQAQIVIPMAISLAFGILFATVITLLLVPAMYLVLDDIKNIFRRKPKTGPEAASETVVSDSHY, from the coding sequence ATGAGCAGAGTAGATACGCAAAGTGGCTTTATCGCGTGGTTTGCCCGTAACAGCGTAGCGGCAAATCTGCTGATGTGGGTTCTGATTATAGGGGGGATTTTTGGCGCGTTCACTATTCAAAAACAAATTTTTCCCGCGTTCGAAATCAATATCATTAACGTCAGGGTTCCCTATCTTGGTGCGGCACCGCAGGAAGTTGAAGAGGGGGTAATCCTCAAGATTGAGGAAGCGGTTAAAGATCTTGAAGGAATCAAACGTATTACTTCAACCGCCGTAGAGGGAATGGGCACCGTCAGCATTGAAGTTGAAGAAGACTATGACGTGCAGGAAGTGCTGGATGAAGTAAAGGTGCAGGTTGATGCCATTCCCAGCTTTCCCGGTAACACAGAAAAGCCGGTTATTTACCGACAAAAAGTCCAGCAGGATGTACTGTGGTTGTCGGTTTACGGCGAGGCTTCTGAGCGAGAATTAAAAGAATTTGCTAAGGGCATGCGGGATGACATCGCTAATCTTCCCGGTATTTCCAGTGTATCTGTGGTGGGAGCGAGAGATTATCAAATATCCATTGAGCTTTCTGAAGAAGACTTGCAAAAATATAATCTGACGTTTTCGGAAGTGGTGGATGTTGTACGTCAATCGAGTGTCGATTTGCCCGGCGGCTCCATTCGTACTGAAAATGGCGATATCCTGCTGCGAACGAAAGGGCAAGCCTACACAGGCTGGGATTTTGCTCAAATTGTGTTGCTCAACGACGCCAACGGAACGCGGGTAACGCTGGGCGATATTGCTGCAATCAATGATGGTTTTGTTGAAGATAATCAGTACGCACAGTTCGACGGTAAGCCCTCAGTCAGTTTGCGCGTAAGGGCCGTAGGCGATCAGAATGCGCTGGAAATCTCTAAGTTAGTGAACGAATATCTGGATCAAAACAAAGCCGGTTTTCCAGGCAACATCCAAGCGGACACCTGGGGAGACAGCTCATTTTATCTGGCTGACAGATTAAATATGATGCTCTCGAATATGTTTTGGGGCGCGTTGCTGGTCTTTGTCGTATTGTCGCTCTTTTTAAAGGTGAAATTGGCGTTTTGGGTAATTTGGGGATTACCCGTGTGTTTTCTCGGCACGCTTTTGGTGTTGCCTATGGATATGATTGGTGTTTCCATCAATTTACTTAGCCTGTTTGCGTTTATTCTGGTGCTGGGAATATTGGTTGATGATGCCATTATTATGGGAGAGTCTGCGTACACGGAAATAGATAAGAAAGGCCATAGCACAGACAACGTTATTGCCGGCGTGAAAAAAGTAGCTATGCCTGCCACCTTTGGGGTATTGACTACCATTGCTGCATTTACGCCAATGTTAATGGTATCTGGCCCTTTTGGTGTAATTTGGAAAACCATTGGCTGGGTAGTCATTGTATGCCTGATATTTTCTCTTATTGAATCCAAACTTATTTTACCGGCGCACTTGGTTCACATGAACTTAAAGCCTTACGATCCCAGTAAAGCAAATCGATTTCAGAAGTTCAGAGATATCTTCAGCGAGGGCATAAAACGTTTTATTGATAATATTTATGCACCGTTTTTAGCCAAGGCCATACGTCATCGCTATATCACTTTGTCATCTTTTTTAGCCATGTTAATTGTGACCGTGGGGTTGTTTGGCGGCGGGATCGTGAGATTCGTCTTTTTCCCGGATATTCCTAGCGACTTTATGATGGCTAGTGTAGAGCTGGAGCCAGGATCGTCGCTTAAACAGCGGGATCAGGCTATTACTACCATGCTTGATTCCATGCGTAAAATGGATAAATCATTTCAGGACGAAACCAGCCAACCGGTGGTGAAGCACGCAATTGCATTTGACTCTGGAAACCTCGGTGGCGAAATATTTGTAGAGTTAACGAAAGGCGAAACCCGTGACTTTACCGATTTCGATATCCATCAACGCTGGCGCGAAATGATGCCGGAAATTCCTGGTGTAAAAACATTAAATATTGGTGCACCTGGCGGCCCAGGCGGTGGCGCCGACCTGAATTTCGAATTTATGTCAAATGACATTAATGCGTTACGTAGTGTGAGTGAGGACTTGAAGAAGAAGCTAGCGGCTTATAATGGGGTAACAGACATTAATGATACCTTTGCCGGCGGCAGTGATGAAATACAGTTGTCTCTTACACCGCAGGCACAGGCTTTGGGAATTACATTACAGCAACTTGGGCAACAGGTGCGTTACGGCTTCTATGGTGCTGAGGTTCAACGTATTCAGCGAGACGAAGAAGAAATTAAAGTGATGGTAAGGTATCCGAAAGAGGCGCGAAGTTCGATTGAGCATTTGGAAACCATGCGCGTCAGAGCACCCAATGGTGATGATATTCCGTTTGAGGAAGTGGGTGAAATAGCCTTGGGTCAAGGTTTTGATTCCATTGTCAGAGTAGATGGTAACCGCTCGGTCACGGTAACGGCAAAAGTTGATAAAGCCATGCTTGATCCGGGTGAAGTGACACAAGATGTTGTCAGAACTATCATGCCCGATCTTCTAGAGCGGTATCCTGACGTCGAGTTCCAGTTGCAGGGTAATTCGAGAGAGCAAGGCGAAGCGATGCTTGGTTTGCTAAAGGGCTTGCTCTTCGCGTTGTTTGCTATATACGCATTGTTGGCTATACCGCTTCGCTCATACTCGCAGCCTTTAATTATCATGTCAGTTATTCCGTTTGGAATTGTTGGCGCTATCTTTGGTCATTTGGTGCTGGATATGGCAGTAAGCGTGTTATCGCTGTGCGGCATTATTGCTTTATCAGGTGTGGTGGTAAACGACAGCTTGATAATGGTCGACTTTGTAAATCGTGCGAGGGAAGAGGGGCATAGATTAATAGATGCCGCGATCAGCGCAGGGACGCAACGTTTCCGCGCCATAGTTTTAACCTCGCTAACTACTTTTATGGGGCTTATGCCAATTGTTTTTGAACGAAGCTTACAAGCACAAATTGTAATACCCATGGCTATTTCGCTGGCTTTCGGTATTTTGTTTGCCACCGTGATCACACTGCTATTGGTACCCGCAATGTATCTTGTTTTAGATGACATTAAGAATATCTTCCGGCGTAAACCAAAAACAGGGCCTGAAGCAGCGTCAGAAACTGTGGTATCTGATAGCCACTATTAA
- a CDS encoding efflux RND transporter periplasmic adaptor subunit has protein sequence MKNSIWMKGGLPLIIILLAIVIAAVMITSRKPPEQQPVETKDFLVDASPVNREPVQFTVASQGNVLPKHQTNISAQVSGRVASLADVFVVGGMFKEGDVLVILEQDDYHTELKLAEAELAQATAALEEEKARGKVAAAEWQSVNSVVPPELGLRKPQLLKEQANVKAAEAKLERAKRNLARTEIRAPYNGIVVERNIDLGQFVSTGAVVGEIYATDVAEVRLPITDSDLAFIDLSASVKSAGNVALKAKVAGKLRHWTADLVRTEGVLDRGNRVIYAIAQVEDPYRNSSTSEDGAPLRFGQFVEASIAGNENRNLFVLPRNVLRLDNTVLTVNDKRKLVIKPVEVVRSNAQNVYISGGLEAGELVIMSAVPNPYEGMKVRLPGDEVPTAQASNDKAKDGEAIHTDEANP, from the coding sequence ATGAAAAATTCGATATGGATGAAAGGTGGGCTGCCACTGATCATTATTTTACTTGCGATAGTTATAGCGGCTGTAATGATTACCAGTAGAAAGCCGCCTGAACAACAACCGGTAGAGACGAAGGACTTCCTGGTTGACGCTTCACCCGTGAATCGGGAGCCAGTGCAGTTTACTGTTGCATCGCAGGGGAATGTTTTACCCAAACATCAAACCAATATCAGTGCTCAGGTAAGTGGTCGCGTGGCGTCTCTTGCTGATGTTTTTGTCGTGGGCGGCATGTTTAAAGAAGGAGATGTGCTGGTCATCCTGGAACAGGATGATTATCACACTGAATTAAAACTTGCCGAAGCCGAACTTGCTCAGGCAACCGCCGCTTTGGAAGAAGAAAAAGCCCGGGGCAAAGTGGCGGCGGCCGAGTGGCAGTCGGTGAACTCTGTAGTTCCGCCAGAACTGGGATTGCGTAAACCGCAATTACTTAAGGAACAGGCGAATGTAAAAGCGGCTGAAGCTAAACTTGAAAGAGCGAAGCGCAATTTGGCCAGAACGGAAATTCGCGCGCCCTATAACGGTATTGTGGTAGAACGTAATATCGACCTTGGCCAGTTTGTTTCAACAGGGGCAGTAGTGGGGGAAATTTATGCCACCGATGTGGCTGAAGTTCGCTTACCTATTACTGATAGCGATCTTGCGTTTATTGATTTGTCCGCAAGCGTAAAGTCGGCAGGAAATGTTGCATTAAAAGCGAAGGTGGCCGGAAAGCTCCGCCACTGGACTGCAGATTTAGTGCGAACAGAAGGCGTGCTGGATAGGGGAAACCGGGTTATTTATGCTATCGCGCAGGTGGAGGATCCTTATCGCAACTCGTCAACGTCAGAAGATGGTGCTCCGCTGCGCTTTGGGCAGTTCGTCGAAGCAAGCATAGCAGGTAATGAGAATCGAAATTTATTCGTTCTGCCGCGCAATGTTCTGCGGCTGGATAACACGGTGTTAACGGTAAATGATAAACGGAAACTGGTTATTAAACCAGTGGAAGTGGTGCGCTCTAACGCTCAGAACGTTTATATTTCGGGCGGGCTGGAAGCAGGGGAGCTGGTCATTATGAGCGCGGTACCTAACCCTTATGAAGGCATGAAAGTGCGGCTTCCCGGCGATGAAGTGCCCACAGCTCAGGCTAGCAATGATAAGGCCAAAGATGGCGAGGCGATTCATACAGACGAGGCCAATCCATGA
- a CDS encoding cation diffusion facilitator family transporter has protein sequence MAHNHSHSSEKIGWAFFSNFSFTIIEFVGGWLTNSTAIMADAVHDLGDTLSIGSGWVLNKLGDKGADKQFTYGYRRLSLLGALINGVVLLAGSAWILFEAIPRLADPVMPETEGMILLAILGVAVNGFAAFKLQGGKTLNEKVLNWHLLEDVLGWVAVLIVAIVMQFVAWPVLDPLLSIGFTLFILFNVGRNLLSTLKLFFQAVPDNRLPSKVTHVLQKLDFVKSLHHLHIWSLDGEHHVATAHVVARFESIDEYRHLKQRIAETMDQFGFMHTTIEIELLEEDCRDTRVES, from the coding sequence ATGGCTCATAATCATTCTCATAGCTCGGAAAAAATTGGCTGGGCATTTTTCTCAAACTTTAGCTTTACCATTATCGAATTTGTTGGTGGCTGGTTAACCAACAGTACCGCTATCATGGCAGATGCTGTGCACGATCTGGGCGATACGCTTTCCATCGGGAGCGGCTGGGTGCTCAACAAACTGGGTGATAAAGGGGCAGACAAGCAATTTACCTACGGCTATCGACGCTTAAGTTTACTTGGAGCGCTTATTAATGGTGTTGTGTTATTGGCAGGTTCCGCTTGGATCCTCTTTGAAGCGATTCCGCGTTTGGCAGATCCAGTCATGCCAGAAACCGAGGGAATGATCCTGTTGGCTATCCTGGGTGTGGCAGTAAACGGCTTTGCCGCTTTTAAGCTTCAAGGAGGAAAAACGCTAAATGAGAAGGTGCTCAACTGGCATCTTTTGGAAGATGTGCTCGGCTGGGTGGCTGTGCTCATTGTTGCCATTGTCATGCAGTTTGTCGCTTGGCCGGTTCTTGACCCTCTGCTATCCATTGGCTTTACACTTTTTATTCTGTTTAATGTTGGACGGAATTTGTTGAGCACCCTAAAACTGTTTTTTCAGGCTGTACCTGATAACCGATTACCAAGCAAGGTTACTCACGTCTTACAGAAACTCGATTTTGTAAAAAGCCTTCATCATTTACATATCTGGTCGCTCGACGGTGAGCATCATGTCGCAACCGCACACGTTGTCGCTCGTTTTGAATCAATCGATGAGTATAGGCACTTGAAACAAAGAATCGCCGAAACGATGGACCAGTTTGGGTTTATGCATACGACTATTGAAATAGAACTACTTGAAGAAGACTGTCGAGATACGAGAGTTGAGAGCTGA
- a CDS encoding efflux RND transporter periplasmic adaptor subunit: MTKSLPILFLLLFAFVIPLAAEETAGTHDAKAQTFQKGNTTLSLRIAKISGDTYLLADFQNKHQQIAPEDLKVTLRRIGNRYETITFAPFENGLRSQQTISKPHSFTAQVVLDIDNKKYNWQWEKHEGRTKIDTTYSEKAGVTVATAQGGEIERHVEVYGLLTIPPQKQASVNARFPGIVEALLADVGQAVAKGDKLARIQSNDSLQSYTVSAPISGKIVSRNVNIGQLTGSAPIYTIIDTSTLWAELKIFPSQRKEVAVGMPVHILKEGMRQNSSILSIVPSVNDQPYQIALVEISNKDGHLTPGDLITGVLDVQRVLVPVRVEKQAVQKLDGKPVVFINEGEVYQASPVELGISDDRFIQIEKGLDVAQKYVLENSYLIKADIEKSGASHAH, encoded by the coding sequence ATGACGAAGTCACTTCCTATCCTTTTTCTCCTTCTTTTTGCTTTCGTTATTCCGCTTGCAGCGGAAGAAACCGCTGGTACACATGATGCTAAAGCGCAGACTTTTCAAAAAGGAAACACAACGCTATCCCTGCGTATTGCTAAAATATCAGGCGACACTTATCTATTAGCTGATTTTCAAAATAAGCATCAACAGATAGCGCCAGAAGACCTAAAGGTTACACTTCGCCGCATTGGTAACAGGTACGAAACGATAACATTTGCGCCTTTTGAAAACGGGCTAAGGTCGCAGCAGACGATTTCCAAACCTCACTCCTTTACGGCGCAAGTAGTATTAGACATTGATAATAAGAAATATAACTGGCAGTGGGAGAAGCACGAAGGACGAACAAAAATCGATACCACTTACAGCGAAAAGGCTGGAGTCACAGTCGCTACTGCACAAGGCGGTGAAATTGAACGGCATGTCGAGGTGTATGGGCTTCTCACCATTCCACCACAAAAACAAGCCAGTGTTAACGCCCGTTTCCCTGGCATTGTCGAAGCCCTTCTTGCTGATGTTGGTCAGGCCGTTGCAAAGGGCGACAAACTGGCTCGTATCCAGTCGAACGATAGCTTGCAGTCTTACACGGTCAGCGCACCTATCAGTGGCAAGATTGTATCGCGCAATGTCAACATCGGTCAGCTAACAGGTTCAGCGCCTATCTATACAATAATTGACACCTCGACACTTTGGGCAGAGCTAAAGATATTCCCTTCTCAAAGAAAGGAGGTGGCAGTGGGAATGCCAGTGCATATTCTTAAAGAAGGGATGCGTCAGAATAGTTCCATTCTAAGTATTGTCCCATCCGTTAACGATCAGCCTTACCAGATTGCACTCGTTGAAATCAGTAACAAAGACGGTCATCTCACGCCAGGAGATTTAATTACTGGTGTGCTTGATGTGCAGCGCGTTTTGGTGCCTGTGAGAGTAGAAAAGCAGGCTGTCCAAAAGCTGGACGGCAAACCTGTGGTTTTTATCAATGAAGGTGAAGTATATCAGGCAAGCCCGGTTGAGTTAGGGATCAGTGATGACCGTTTTATTCAAATTGAAAAAGGCCTTGATGTCGCACAGAAATATGTTCTCGAAAACAGTTATCTAATCAAAGCCGACATTGAAAAGTCCGGCGCGTCTCACGCTCACTGA
- a CDS encoding efflux RND transporter permease subunit, with protein MIDYIVRLSVERRYLCLVLALIFVGMGVWSYQRLPIDAVPDITNVQVQINTEVPGYSPLEAEQRITFPVETAMYGLPNLSYTRSISRYGLSQITVVFEEGTDIYFARNLIDERLANLKSILPTGIEPKMGPIATGLGEIFVYTVEGKEGATLPNGLPIDAMALREVQDWIIKPQLAQVPGVVEVNTIGGFDKQYHVSPSPERMLEMGVTMSDITHALRSNNDNAGAGYIENNGQQLLVRSPGQLKNLDDIENVVVGRKGTVPITIKDVAEVGLGKELRTGAATRNGQETVMGTVMMLVGENSREVAAATAKKVLEIQASLPAWVKAEAVYDRTILVDKAIWTVQKNLLEGALLVVVILFLLLGNIRAALITAAVIPIAMMMTITGMVQRGVSANLMSLGALDFGLIVDGAVIIVENCIRRLSQAQRQQGNVLPLNARLQEVKSATMEVIKPSLFGVGIITAVYLPIFTLSGVEGKMFHPMASTVVIALLSAMLLSLTVVPAAIAVFMRGKINENESFLIRWSKAAYQPALKAVLKLKVIVLTGAIALVIFCTWLATTLGSEFIPQLDEGDIALHALRVTGTGLEQSLQMQQLLEETIIDFPEVDKVYAKVGTPEVATDPMPPNVADNFVILKPKSEWPDPDKSKSQLVQEIETAVSKLPGNNYEFTQPIQMRFNELISGVRADVAVKVFGDDLEQLLSSANAVAALTESVAGAADTRVEQVAGLPVLSVIPKRELMARYGLNINDIQSLVSASIGGEQVGLIYEGDRRFKLVVRLPENLRRDIDKLKVLPVATADGYVPLQEIAELAVKPAPAQISRENGKRRVVVTTNVRGRDLGGFVAELQSTLNAELQLEDGYWLEFGGTFEQLESASERLSLVVPITLALIIGILILAFGSIKDALIIFTGVPLALTGGVLALWLRDMPLSISAGVGFIALSGVAVLNGLVMVAFIRQLWQEKGDLYFAVVEGAFIRLRPVLMTALVASLGFVPMALNTGTGAEVQRPLATVVIGGIISSTLLTLFVLPALYQLLHRRDSN; from the coding sequence ATGATTGATTATATTGTCCGCCTCTCCGTTGAGCGGCGTTATCTTTGTTTAGTGCTCGCTTTAATATTTGTGGGTATGGGTGTATGGAGCTATCAACGCTTACCTATTGATGCCGTACCAGATATCACCAATGTTCAAGTTCAAATAAATACCGAAGTACCGGGTTATTCACCACTGGAAGCTGAGCAACGAATAACATTTCCGGTAGAAACAGCCATGTATGGCCTCCCTAACCTTTCTTATACCCGTTCCATTTCACGCTACGGGCTATCGCAAATAACGGTAGTCTTTGAAGAAGGGACAGATATTTACTTCGCACGTAATCTCATTGATGAACGACTTGCGAATTTAAAAAGTATTTTGCCGACGGGAATCGAGCCCAAGATGGGTCCCATCGCCACTGGCTTGGGTGAAATATTTGTCTATACCGTAGAAGGCAAGGAAGGCGCTACGCTGCCGAACGGCTTACCTATAGATGCAATGGCCTTGCGGGAAGTTCAGGACTGGATCATCAAACCCCAGTTGGCACAAGTACCCGGTGTGGTGGAAGTTAATACTATCGGCGGTTTCGATAAACAATACCACGTGTCGCCGAGTCCGGAGAGAATGCTGGAGATGGGAGTCACCATGTCTGACATCACCCATGCGCTAAGAAGCAACAATGACAATGCAGGCGCAGGCTATATAGAAAATAATGGGCAGCAGCTCCTCGTTCGCTCGCCAGGTCAGCTAAAAAATCTGGACGATATCGAAAATGTCGTGGTCGGGCGTAAGGGAACGGTACCAATTACTATCAAAGATGTGGCGGAAGTTGGGCTTGGAAAGGAGCTTCGTACGGGAGCCGCAACCCGGAACGGACAGGAAACGGTAATGGGTACCGTGATGATGCTAGTTGGCGAAAATTCGCGAGAAGTCGCTGCAGCGACAGCGAAGAAAGTGCTAGAAATTCAGGCTTCATTGCCAGCCTGGGTAAAGGCTGAAGCCGTCTATGATCGAACTATCCTGGTCGATAAGGCAATTTGGACAGTTCAGAAAAACTTGCTGGAAGGTGCGTTGTTAGTCGTTGTTATTTTATTTCTATTGCTGGGAAACATTCGTGCAGCTCTGATAACAGCAGCGGTCATTCCTATCGCTATGATGATGACGATTACCGGTATGGTTCAGCGAGGCGTTTCTGCAAACCTGATGAGTTTGGGCGCGCTCGACTTTGGCTTGATTGTCGATGGTGCGGTGATCATTGTTGAAAACTGTATTCGTCGACTTTCTCAAGCGCAGCGACAGCAGGGAAATGTGCTACCTCTGAATGCACGTTTGCAGGAGGTGAAGAGCGCGACTATGGAGGTCATCAAACCTAGCCTGTTTGGAGTGGGCATAATCACCGCCGTCTATCTTCCGATATTCACTCTCTCAGGCGTTGAAGGAAAAATGTTTCATCCAATGGCATCAACGGTCGTGATCGCGCTACTGTCAGCGATGCTATTGTCGTTGACAGTGGTTCCCGCCGCCATCGCGGTATTCATGCGTGGCAAAATTAATGAAAACGAAAGCTTCCTGATACGGTGGTCCAAAGCGGCCTATCAGCCAGCGCTTAAGGCAGTGTTAAAGCTAAAAGTAATTGTCCTCACGGGTGCAATAGCGTTGGTAATTTTTTGTACATGGCTTGCCACCACTCTGGGTTCTGAGTTCATTCCTCAGTTGGACGAAGGCGATATTGCTTTACATGCGTTGCGAGTTACCGGTACCGGGTTAGAGCAATCGCTGCAAATGCAGCAACTGTTAGAAGAAACAATCATTGATTTTCCTGAAGTGGATAAGGTTTACGCAAAAGTTGGTACACCGGAAGTGGCAACCGATCCCATGCCGCCCAATGTGGCAGACAATTTCGTGATCTTGAAACCTAAGTCCGAATGGCCAGATCCTGACAAATCCAAATCTCAGCTTGTGCAGGAAATAGAAACTGCAGTGAGCAAGCTTCCTGGTAATAATTACGAGTTTACGCAGCCCATTCAAATGCGATTTAACGAGCTGATTTCAGGTGTCAGGGCAGATGTCGCGGTTAAAGTATTCGGTGATGATCTGGAGCAGCTTTTGTCATCGGCTAACGCGGTTGCGGCGCTGACCGAATCAGTAGCAGGGGCAGCGGACACGCGTGTGGAGCAAGTGGCAGGGTTACCTGTACTGTCAGTCATTCCAAAACGTGAGCTCATGGCCAGGTATGGGCTAAATATCAATGATATTCAATCGTTAGTTTCTGCGAGTATCGGCGGAGAGCAAGTCGGATTAATTTATGAAGGCGATCGGCGCTTTAAACTTGTTGTACGTTTACCTGAGAACCTGCGTAGAGATATCGACAAACTGAAAGTGCTGCCAGTTGCTACAGCGGACGGCTACGTGCCTTTACAGGAAATTGCTGAGTTGGCCGTAAAACCTGCACCAGCACAAATAAGCCGTGAAAATGGTAAACGTCGAGTAGTGGTGACGACGAACGTGCGCGGGCGAGATTTAGGCGGATTTGTGGCAGAACTTCAATCCACGCTGAATGCTGAGCTTCAGCTTGAGGACGGCTACTGGCTGGAATTTGGTGGTACCTTTGAGCAGTTAGAGTCAGCAAGCGAGCGGCTTTCATTGGTAGTTCCTATTACCCTTGCGCTAATAATAGGAATTTTGATCTTAGCCTTTGGTTCTATTAAGGATGCGCTCATCATCTTTACCGGCGTACCGCTGGCGTTAACTGGAGGTGTGTTAGCCCTTTGGCTTCGTGATATGCCTCTTTCTATTTCAGCGGGAGTCGGCTTTATCGCACTATCAGGGGTCGCTGTGTTAAACGGCCTTGTCATGGTCGCCTTTATCCGGCAGTTGTGGCAAGAAAAGGGAGACTTATATTTCGCTGTTGTCGAAGGCGCTTTTATCCGGTTACGCCCTGTCCTGATGACTGCGCTAGTTGCCAGTCTTGGCTTTGTACCGATGGCACTTAACACCGGTACAGGCGCTGAAGTACAGCGCCCCCTGGCAACTGTAGTGATAGGCGGAATTATATCTTCTACACTTCTGACGCTTTTTGTACTGCCCGCGTTATATCAGCTGTTACACAGACGCGATTCCAATTAA